Below is a genomic region from Fusobacterium nucleatum.
ATTGGAATAGATTTCAACTATGAATATATAAGATACACAGAAGATGGTAATCTATTTAATGAAAATTATAAAACTGCTGAATTTAAAGATATAGAGCTTCTACAATTTTCAGGAGCAAAAGACAAAGCAGGTCAAGAGCTTTATGAAGCAGATGTAATTAAATTCAATGATGGTATAGATGATATTTATGGATTAATTTCCTATGATGATGAAGATGGGACTTATCGTGTTTCTTATGAAAATATTACAGAACATCTTTCAGACCTAGAAGGAGACTTTGAAATTGTTGGTAACATTTTTGAAAACCCAGACTTACATGAACAACTAGGATACTAGGTGAGTTAAATGGAAAAAATTTGTAAATGGTGTTCTAACTATAATAAAGGAAAATGTACTATTTTGAATGAAAAACTTTATCCAGATGTTCCCTCTTCTTATTGGGGAACTTTGGATATTATTACAAAATTTTTTGATAATCATTTCAGAAGGTTCTTAGACCCTAATGATTTATATGATTTAGCAGATGAACTTTCAGATGAAATAAATGAATTTGTTATTAAAAAATCAGAGGCTGCAACTATTGAACTTGGTTATGAACAACAAGAAGATTTTTCTTGTAAATATTGGAGGTAATTAATGAATTTTGACAAAGTTATGGAAGTTCAAAATTGTTTCTTAGAAGTTGAAAAATATATAAAAGTAAAAAGTTCATTATCTATGAATAATGATGAAAAAAATATTTTGATAGCTTTACACTATGATTCTTTTAAAATTATAGAAGTTGATAGAATAAATATTTTAACAGAAATTCAAAAATTAAATAAATCATTTGAAATCAATCATGTCGTTATAAATAATCATATGGTTTTATTTCAAGGAACTGTTAAGGGAAGTGATTAAATTGAAAAGATTAACAAAAGATGAGATAAAAGAAATTTATCAAAAAAATATATGCAAAAAAACAAAAGATTATGATATCACTCATTATTGCTGTTATCCTATTGCAATAGAAGATGAAGATAATATATATGTTTCTAAAAAATGGGGTATAAATTCTGAAGGAGAACTTATTTATAATTTTAAAAAA
It encodes:
- a CDS encoding YopX family protein is translated as MKEFKMKAWLKKEKKMVAIIGIDFNYEYIRYTEDGNLFNENYKTAEFKDIELLQFSGAKDKAGQELYEADVIKFNDGIDDIYGLISYDDEDGTYRVSYENITEHLSDLEGDFEIVGNIFENPDLHEQLGY